Below is a window of Halomicrobium mukohataei DSM 12286 DNA.
CGGACGTCGTCGTCGACGCCCGCGACTGCATCTTCGGACGCGTCGCTTCCAACGTCGCACAGCGTGCCCTCGACGGCGAGACGATCGCCGTCGTCAACGCCGAGGAGGCCGTCATCACGGGTAACGAGGACCAGATCATGGAGAAGTTCCAGAAGCGCCGCGAGGTCGGCTCGGATCGAGGTCCGTACTACCCGAAGCGACCGGACGGCATCTTCAAGCGCTCGATCCGCGGGATGCTTCCCCACAAGAAGCCCCGCGGTCGCGAGGCGCTCTCGAACGTCCGTGTCTACGTGGGCAACCCTTACGAGGACCACGACCTCGACGCGGAGATTCTGGAGGACACCTCGCTGGATCGACTGTCGAACATCAAGTTCGTCTCGCTCGGAGACGTCAGCGAATCCATCGGAGCGAACGTAACATGGTAACGAACACCTCAGGCAAGAAGAAGACGGCCGTCGCCCGCGCGACCGTTCGCGAGGGCGAGGGTCGGGTACGTATCGACTCCCAGCCGGTCGAGCTGGTCGATCCCGAGCTGGCCCAGCTGAAGATGCTGGAGCCGTTCCGGATCGCCGACGACGACCTGCGCGAACAGGTCGACGTGGAAGTCTCCGTCGAGGGCGGCGGCGTCATGGGCCAGGCCGACGCGGCCCGGACCGCGATCGCACGCGGCCTCGTCGACCACACCAACGACGCCGAACTCCGTGACGCGTTCATGGAGTTCGACCGCTCGCTGCTGGTCAACGACGTTCGCCAGTCCGAAGCCAAGAAGTGGGGCGGCCCCGGCGCACGGGCCCGCTACCAGAAGTCCTACCGCTAAGGTGATATGATATGATGGTACCGGTCCGGTGTTTCACCTGTGGTAACGTCGTCGCCGAGCACTGGGAGGAGTTCAAGGCCCGCACCCGCGAAGCCGAGGAGCCAGAGGACCCCGAAAAGGTCCTCGACGAACTCGGCGTCGAGCGCCACTGCTGTCGCCGGATGCTCGTCTCGCACAAGGACCTCGTCGACATCGTGGCACCCTATCAATGATGGTTCAGGAAAACCGCTACGAGAAGGCGCGGATCATCGGTGCGCGAGCGCTGCAGGTGGCTTTCGGTGCGCCGGTGCTCATCGACACCGATCAGACCCAGCCGATCCTCATCGCGGCCGAGGAGTACGACGCTGGGGTCCTGCCCTTCACAGTTCGACGAGGTGACAACTGATGACGCTCATCACGGACGTACGACTGCGCCGCGTGCTCGACTCGCGTGGCAACGCGACGGTCGAGGCCGACGTGCTCACCGAGAGCGGCGGCTTCGGGCGCGGCAAGGCACCGAGCGGAGCGAGTACCGGCGAGTACGAGGCCATCGAGCTGCCCGCCAACGAGGCGATCGCACGGGCACGCGAGGACGCGCTGCCCCGACTGATCGGCGAGGTTCACGCCGGCAATCAGCGTGACGTCGACGCGGCGCTTCACGCGGCAGACGGGACCGACGACTTCTCGGAGATCGGAGCCAACAGCGCCGTCGCCATCTCGATGGCGGCCGCGAAGGCTGGTGCCGACGTGCTCGGTGCGCCGCTGTACCAGCACCTCGGTGGCACGTTCCGGGGCAACGAGTACCCGACGCCGCTTGGCAACATCATCGGCGGCGGCGAACACGCCGCGGACGCGACGAACATCCAGGAGTTCCTCGCGGCACCCGTCGGTGCGCCCAGCGTCGAAGAGGCCGTCTTCGCTAACGCGGCCGTCCACCAGGAAGTCCACGACATCCTCGCCGAGCGGGACCTGCCCGCCGGCAAAGGCGACGAGGGCGCGTGGGCACCGTCGATCTCCGACGACGAAGCCTTCGAGATCATGTCCGAGGCGGTCGAGACCGTCGCGGACGATCTCGGCTTCGCGATTTCGTTCGGCCTGGACGTGGCCGGCGCGGAACTGTACGACGCCGAGGAGGACGGCTACGTCTACGACGATCAGGTCCGCTCGGCCGAGGAGCAGATCGACTACATCGCCCAGAAGGCCGAGGAGTACGACCTCGTCTACGTCGAGGATCCCCTCGACGAGGACGACTACGAGGCGTTCGCCGATCTGACCGACATGGTCGGCGACCAGACGCTCGTCTGTGGGGACGACCTGTTCGTCACCAACGTCGAGCGCCTGCAGGCCGGCATCAACGCCGGTGCGGCAAACTCCATCCTCATCAAGCCCAACCAGATCGGGACGCTCACGGACGCCGTGGACGCCATCGAACTGGCCCGGGACAACGGGTACGCGTCGGTCGTCTCCCATCGCAGCGGTGAGACGGAAGACGCCACGATCGCACACCTCGCCGTTGCGACCGACGCACCGTTCATCAAGACGGGCGCGGTCGGTGGCGAGCGAACAGCCAAGCTGAACGAACTCATCCGAATCGAGGACAACGCAGTATGAGCGGCAACGAAAACGAAGGTCTCGACGCAGAGGACTCCGACTTCGACCCCGAAGACGACGTCGAAGCAGAGGCCGACGCCGAGGCTACCGACACTGAGGAACCGGCCGCCGACGCCGAGGCCAGCGAGGCCGACGCCGAGGCTGAAGAAGCTGACGAGGGACCGTCCCTCGACGAGGACGTCATGCCCGACGACGAGGCAGACCTCCTCATTCCCGTCGAGGAGTACCTCGGCGCGGGGGTCCACATCGGGACCCAGCAGAAGACCCAGGACATGGAGCGGTTCATCCACCGCGTCCGGACCGACGGGCTGTACGTGCTGGACGTCTCGATGACGGACTCGCGCATCCGAACGGCAGCGGACTTCCTCGCGAACTACGACCCCGAGCAGATCCTCGTGGCCTCCTCGCGACAGTACGGCCGGTTCCCGGCCGAGAAGTTCGCCGACGCCGTCGGTGCACGGGCCCGGACCGGTCGATTCATCCCGGGGACGCTGACCAATCCCGACTACGACGGGTACATCGAGCCCGACGTGGTCGTCGTCACGGACCCGATCGGTGACGCCCAGGCCGTCAAAGAGGCCATCACCGTCGGCATCCCGGTCATCGCGATGTGTGACTCCAACAACACCACCGCGAACGTCGACCTGGTCGTCCCGACGAACAACAAGGGGCGCAAGGCGCTGTCGGTCGTCTACTGGCTGCTTGCCAACGAGACGCTCGACCGCCGCGGCTCCGACACCGTCTACGAGCTCGCCGACTTCGAGAGCGAACTGTAGACGCCCCCGATTTTCCGTTCTCACAGATCCGGTAGCGACTGCGATCACCGCTTGGCGGACGGGATGGTTTAAGAGCGACGGGGCTGAACGACGCCACATGGCACAAGGAGACACGCTCGTCAACGCCCTGATCGGTGCAGCCGTCGGCACCGTCGCCGGTGCAGTGTTGCCTCTCGGGCCGCTACTGGGTGGACTCACGGCGGGCTATCTGGAAGGTGGCGATCGGTCGGACGGACTCCGCGTGGGCCTCTACGCCGGTCTGATTGCGCTGATACCGCTCGGACTCGGCGGATTCGTGGTGGGCTCCCTGTTCGGGCTCTTCGCGATCGGTGCCGGTCCCGACGGACTCGCCTTCGGAGCGATCGGAATCGCGTTCATGCTGCTGGTGTTCCTCCTCTACGTCGCCTACGTCGTCGGTCTGAGCGCAGTCGGCGGGTGGATCGGCAACTACGTGAAGTACGACACGGAACTTGGCTCGTGAGATGTCGGGGCTGCTCCGTGACGCCGGGTGGGGCGCGGCGGTGACGGTCGTCCTCTCGGTGCTCCCCTTTTCGCCGGTCGTGGGCGGTGCCGTCGCGAGTCATCGGCGTGGCTGTCGCTACGCAACTGGTGTGGCCGTCGGCCTGCTCTCGGGCGTCGTCGCGGCGATCCCGCTGCTCGCGTTGTTCGTGCCGACGCTGCTGGTCGTCGGCTGGCTCGGCTACGGCGTCCCGCCGTCGTCGCCGGCCTACGACCTGTTTCTGGCGATCGTCTTCGGGCTGTTCGGGATCTACACGGTCGGACTGAGCGGGGTAGGCGGGCTCGGCGGCGTCTGGGCGCGGCTCCACACCGACTGGGACCTCGATCCCGCGCGGTGGCTGTAGGGCGGCCACCGGTCGTTTGGCACACCGTTCAAACGTCGAGAGCGCATAAGCGACACGATGGCAGAGACTCCGCCGGGGCCGAAGGGAGAACCGCTGTTCGGAAGCAGTCGCACGTACGCCCAGGATCCGTTCCGATTCGTCGAGGCGCTGGAGGACGCGTACGGCGGCGTCGCACGCTTCGATATGGGGCCGATGGACACCCTCCTGATCGCCGAACCGGAGCTCGTACAGCAGATTCTCGTCGACGACGACGCGAAGTATCGGAAGCCGGACTTCCAGGACGACGCACTGGGCGACCTGCTGGGTGACGGCCTCCTGCTGAGCGAGGGTGACACCTGGCAGGAGCAGCGCA
It encodes the following:
- a CDS encoding 50S ribosomal protein L13, whose translation is MSVAEFDADVVVDARDCIFGRVASNVAQRALDGETIAVVNAEEAVITGNEDQIMEKFQKRREVGSDRGPYYPKRPDGIFKRSIRGMLPHKKPRGREALSNVRVYVGNPYEDHDLDAEILEDTSLDRLSNIKFVSLGDVSESIGANVTW
- a CDS encoding 30S ribosomal protein S9 — its product is MVTNTSGKKKTAVARATVREGEGRVRIDSQPVELVDPELAQLKMLEPFRIADDDLREQVDVEVSVEGGGVMGQADAARTAIARGLVDHTNDAELRDAFMEFDRSLLVNDVRQSEAKKWGGPGARARYQKSYR
- a CDS encoding DNA-directed RNA polymerase subunit N; protein product: MMVPVRCFTCGNVVAEHWEEFKARTREAEEPEDPEKVLDELGVERHCCRRMLVSHKDLVDIVAPYQ
- a CDS encoding DNA-directed RNA polymerase subunit K, with the translated sequence MMVQENRYEKARIIGARALQVAFGAPVLIDTDQTQPILIAAEEYDAGVLPFTVRRGDN
- the eno gene encoding phosphopyruvate hydratase, with protein sequence MTLITDVRLRRVLDSRGNATVEADVLTESGGFGRGKAPSGASTGEYEAIELPANEAIARAREDALPRLIGEVHAGNQRDVDAALHAADGTDDFSEIGANSAVAISMAAAKAGADVLGAPLYQHLGGTFRGNEYPTPLGNIIGGGEHAADATNIQEFLAAPVGAPSVEEAVFANAAVHQEVHDILAERDLPAGKGDEGAWAPSISDDEAFEIMSEAVETVADDLGFAISFGLDVAGAELYDAEEDGYVYDDQVRSAEEQIDYIAQKAEEYDLVYVEDPLDEDDYEAFADLTDMVGDQTLVCGDDLFVTNVERLQAGINAGAANSILIKPNQIGTLTDAVDAIELARDNGYASVVSHRSGETEDATIAHLAVATDAPFIKTGAVGGERTAKLNELIRIEDNAV
- the rpsB gene encoding 30S ribosomal protein S2, whose amino-acid sequence is MSGNENEGLDAEDSDFDPEDDVEAEADAEATDTEEPAADAEASEADAEAEEADEGPSLDEDVMPDDEADLLIPVEEYLGAGVHIGTQQKTQDMERFIHRVRTDGLYVLDVSMTDSRIRTAADFLANYDPEQILVASSRQYGRFPAEKFADAVGARARTGRFIPGTLTNPDYDGYIEPDVVVVTDPIGDAQAVKEAITVGIPVIAMCDSNNTTANVDLVVPTNNKGRKALSVVYWLLANETLDRRGSDTVYELADFESEL
- a CDS encoding DUF5518 domain-containing protein, whose translation is MAQGDTLVNALIGAAVGTVAGAVLPLGPLLGGLTAGYLEGGDRSDGLRVGLYAGLIALIPLGLGGFVVGSLFGLFAIGAGPDGLAFGAIGIAFMLLVFLLYVAYVVGLSAVGGWIGNYVKYDTELGS
- a CDS encoding DUF5518 domain-containing protein, which translates into the protein MSGLLRDAGWGAAVTVVLSVLPFSPVVGGAVASHRRGCRYATGVAVGLLSGVVAAIPLLALFVPTLLVVGWLGYGVPPSSPAYDLFLAIVFGLFGIYTVGLSGVGGLGGVWARLHTDWDLDPARWL